One genomic segment of Ignavibacteriota bacterium includes these proteins:
- a CDS encoding glycoside hydrolase family 125 protein — MNNKISRRKFIKNTATISGVSILGIGMTSELFAEKNFISQRPKLSERKFISDEVEKTIIDVKKNIEDEELAWMFENCFPNTLDTTVKFEVKNGKPDTFVITGDINAMWLRDSSAQVWPYLSLVKNDEALRKLIAGVINRQTKCILIDPYANAFNYSNEGSYWQSDLTDMKPELHERKWEIDSLCYTVRLAHGYWKETNDTSVFDEDWVKAVKLIMQTFKEQQRKDNLGPYKFQRVSAVATDTVPLGGYGNPTKPNGMINSSFRPSDDATIYSYLVPSNLFALQSLKQLQEIFSSVITNNQIIEEIKNLKSELEESISKYSVKEHLHYGKIYAFEIDGYGNKLFMDDANIPSLLALPYLGGINHDDEVYQNTRKFILSEDNPYFFKGKFGEGIGGPHVGLNMIWPLAITMRALTSNDEGEIKNCLATLKKTHGGTGFMHETFHKDDPNNFTRAWFAWANTLFGELILTLYKTKPHLLKLNY, encoded by the coding sequence ATGAACAATAAAATATCAAGACGAAAATTTATTAAAAATACTGCAACAATTTCCGGTGTTTCGATTTTAGGAATTGGTATGACGTCTGAATTATTTGCAGAGAAAAATTTTATATCACAGAGACCAAAATTAAGTGAAAGAAAATTTATCAGCGATGAAGTTGAAAAAACAATTATTGATGTAAAGAAAAATATTGAGGATGAAGAACTTGCTTGGATGTTTGAAAATTGTTTCCCTAATACGTTAGATACAACTGTAAAATTTGAGGTTAAAAATGGTAAGCCCGATACGTTTGTAATAACTGGCGATATCAATGCAATGTGGCTTCGCGATTCCTCTGCGCAAGTTTGGCCTTATTTATCTCTTGTAAAAAATGATGAAGCTTTGCGAAAACTTATTGCTGGTGTAATAAATCGACAAACGAAGTGTATTCTTATTGATCCATATGCAAATGCATTTAATTACAGTAATGAAGGAAGTTACTGGCAATCAGATTTGACTGATATGAAACCGGAACTTCATGAAAGAAAATGGGAAATAGATTCACTTTGTTATACAGTTCGTTTAGCCCATGGATATTGGAAAGAAACAAATGATACTTCTGTTTTCGATGAAGATTGGGTAAAAGCAGTTAAATTAATTATGCAAACTTTTAAAGAGCAACAAAGAAAAGATAATTTAGGACCGTATAAATTTCAACGAGTTTCTGCTGTTGCTACAGATACGGTTCCGCTTGGCGGATATGGAAATCCAACTAAACCAAACGGAATGATTAACTCAAGTTTTAGACCATCTGATGATGCAACAATTTATAGTTATTTGGTACCATCAAATTTATTTGCATTGCAATCCTTGAAACAATTACAAGAAATTTTTTCAAGTGTTATAACAAATAATCAAATTATAGAAGAAATTAAAAATCTAAAATCTGAACTTGAAGAAAGTATAAGTAAATATTCGGTGAAAGAACATTTGCATTATGGTAAAATTTATGCTTTTGAAATTGACGGATATGGTAATAAGTTATTTATGGATGACGCAAACATACCGAGTTTATTAGCTCTGCCATATTTAGGAGGAATAAATCATGATGATGAAGTTTATCAAAATACGCGTAAATTTATTTTAAGCGAAGATAACCCATATTTCTTTAAAGGAAAATTCGGTGAAGGAATTGGCGGACCGCACGTTGGCTTAAATATGATCTGGCCTCTGGCAATTACAATGAGAGCATTAACTTCAAACGATGAAGGAGAAATTAAAAACTGTTTAGCAACATTAAAGAAAACACATGGCGGAACTGGATTTATGCATGAAACATTTCATAAAGATGATCCAAATAATTTTACAAGAGCATGGTTTGCATGGGCAAATACTTTATTTGGTGAATTGATTTTAACGTTATATAAAACAAAACCTCACTTACTAAAACTAAATTATTGA
- a CDS encoding prolyl oligopeptidase family serine peptidase: protein MKKTLLIFAITILFQNIFAQEKIVISEGLAIKINPPDRRSLSQIDPIEAAIVNGTWKEPKENDVIKIDTINSQWIWVQAKDNGWFEDRNLRGSYIYHRFESNEEKIMLLQGHTYYNVFINGEPRIGNIYGTKENYESWEPNFNNSFLPIKIKKGKNEFLFQVNNGRMKAVLHEIKSPIFFNLNDNTLPDIFKNESYDNFGGIVIVNAQDKTLEGAKIKVINQDGDETITDVPKIIPISIRKVKFNFKGKVKDSNKEILKVQIIVDGKITDEQEIKLKCVDKLDAYKQTFISSIDGSVQYYAVKPSSNLNPEDKQALFLSVHGASVEAINQAGSYSNKEWGNIVCPTNRRPYGFNWEDIGRIDAMEVLNIAKQKFNVDENRVYLTGHSMGGHGTWYLGANYPDQFAAIGPSAGWISLWSYRYRENQNKLNDIQKLYTKAAKQSDTYTLASNYSQLGVYVIHGDADSVVSPFQAKSMLRTLSSFHKDFDSHFEPGMEHWWDIDTVKPGTDCVDWTPLFDFFSKHSRPLNRIKKLSFTTAAPGISSKNYWVTIEQQNELFEFSNIDIEFIPEVNIFRVKTNNVKTFSINVKDLGLSQNTNLNFIIDKFKLEGKINGEKIYLTNNGNDWITSNFINHEEKNPNRYGSFKDLFRDNLIFVYGTNGTDEENEQILTKVRYDSEMFWYVGNGAFDIISDGEFNAEKYKDNNVLLYGNSNQNSAYKILLENSPLKISNEKISIGKNIVDGNNLACYAVYPKKGSVKNLVGIIAGTGENGIKLSYMRPYLKPGSSFPDVTIFNSKILEKKDNGFKAAGFYGNDWSVEKGEFIFE, encoded by the coding sequence ATGAAAAAAACTTTATTAATCTTTGCGATCACAATTTTATTCCAAAATATTTTTGCACAAGAAAAAATAGTTATTAGTGAAGGATTAGCGATTAAAATAAATCCTCCGGATAGAAGAAGTCTATCGCAAATTGATCCAATTGAAGCCGCAATTGTAAATGGTACATGGAAAGAACCAAAAGAAAATGATGTAATTAAAATTGATACTATTAATTCGCAATGGATATGGGTGCAAGCTAAAGATAACGGCTGGTTTGAAGATAGGAATCTTAGAGGTTCGTACATTTATCATAGGTTTGAATCTAACGAAGAAAAAATTATGCTTCTTCAAGGGCATACTTATTATAACGTTTTCATAAATGGTGAACCGCGAATTGGAAATATTTATGGAACGAAAGAAAATTATGAAAGCTGGGAACCAAACTTTAACAATTCATTTCTTCCTATAAAAATTAAAAAAGGTAAAAATGAATTTCTGTTTCAAGTAAATAATGGAAGAATGAAAGCAGTATTGCATGAAATAAAATCACCGATATTTTTTAATCTGAATGATAATACTTTACCGGATATTTTTAAAAATGAATCGTACGATAATTTTGGCGGAATTGTAATTGTAAATGCACAAGATAAAACTTTAGAGGGAGCAAAAATTAAAGTTATAAATCAAGATGGAGATGAAACAATAACAGATGTTCCGAAAATTATTCCTATTTCTATTAGAAAAGTTAAATTCAATTTTAAAGGGAAAGTAAAAGATTCTAATAAAGAAATTCTCAAAGTTCAAATAATTGTTGATGGAAAAATTACAGACGAACAAGAAATAAAACTAAAATGTGTTGATAAACTTGATGCATATAAACAAACTTTTATAAGTTCAATTGATGGAAGCGTACAATATTATGCTGTAAAACCTTCTTCAAATTTAAATCCAGAAGATAAACAAGCTTTGTTTTTATCTGTTCACGGTGCAAGTGTGGAAGCAATAAATCAAGCTGGTTCTTACTCAAATAAAGAATGGGGAAATATTGTTTGTCCTACTAACCGCAGACCTTATGGATTTAATTGGGAAGATATCGGCAGAATTGATGCAATGGAAGTTTTAAATATTGCAAAACAAAAGTTTAACGTTGATGAAAATAGAGTTTATTTAACCGGGCATTCTATGGGTGGTCACGGAACTTGGTATCTCGGTGCAAATTATCCCGATCAGTTTGCGGCAATTGGACCAAGTGCCGGCTGGATCTCACTTTGGAGTTATCGATATAGAGAAAATCAAAATAAACTAAATGATATTCAAAAATTATATACAAAAGCCGCAAAGCAAAGTGATACTTACACTTTAGCTTCGAATTATTCTCAACTTGGTGTTTATGTTATTCACGGCGATGCAGATAGTGTTGTAAGTCCGTTTCAAGCAAAAAGTATGTTGCGTACATTATCATCATTTCATAAAGATTTTGATTCACACTTTGAGCCCGGCATGGAACATTGGTGGGATATTGATACAGTAAAACCCGGAACTGATTGTGTGGATTGGACTCCGTTATTTGATTTCTTTTCAAAACATTCTAGGCCGTTAAACAGAATTAAAAAATTATCTTTCACAACTGCTGCTCCGGGAATTTCTTCAAAAAATTATTGGGTTACAATAGAACAGCAAAACGAACTTTTTGAATTTAGTAATATTGATATTGAATTTATTCCCGAAGTAAATATTTTTAGAGTAAAAACAAATAATGTAAAAACATTTTCTATCAATGTTAAAGATTTGGGATTATCTCAAAATACCAATCTAAATTTTATAATTGATAAATTTAAACTTGAAGGTAAAATTAATGGAGAGAAAATTTATCTTACAAATAATGGAAACGATTGGATAACGTCTAATTTTATAAATCATGAAGAAAAAAATCCTAATAGATATGGTTCATTTAAAGATTTGTTCAGAGATAATTTAATTTTTGTTTATGGAACTAATGGTACTGATGAAGAGAATGAACAAATTCTAACAAAAGTTAGATATGATAGTGAAATGTTTTGGTATGTAGGAAACGGAGCTTTTGACATTATTTCTGATGGAGAATTCAATGCTGAAAAGTATAAGGATAACAATGTTTTACTTTATGGAAATAGCAATCAAAATAGTGCTTATAAAATTCTTCTCGAAAATTCTCCTTTAAAAATTTCAAACGAAAAAATTTCAATTGGTAAAAATATTGTTGATGGAAATAATTTAGCATGTTATGCTGTGTATCCAAAAAAGGGAAGTGTGAAAAATTTAGTTGGCATAATTGCCGGTACCGGTGAGAACGGAATTAAATTGTCATATATGCGACCTTACTTAAAACCCGGTTCTTCATTTCCGGATGTTACAATTTTCAATTCAAAAATTCTTGAGAAAAAAGACAATGGATTTAAAGCTGCTGGATTTTATGGAAATGATTGGTCTGTTGAAAAAGGTGAATTTATTTTTGAATAA
- a CDS encoding carbohydrate-binding family 9-like protein has translation MKIKFIVLFSLFVNISAQTIKEVPISKIPFNPESYTCYKTNQPIIIDGKFNEKDWEKAEWTKDFVDIEGDLKPKPYYNTRVKMLWDDEYFYFAALLEEPHIWAKLKQRDTVIFYDNDFEIFIDPDGDTHKYYEFEINAFNTQWDLLIAKPYRDGENVALNGWDIAGLKTAVGINGTINNPNDEDKYWTVEVAYPWKALAEMTEMKSPPLEGDKWRVNFSRVEWDTEIIDGNYKKKINPQTGKSFPENNWVWSPQGIINMHAPETWGYIQFTNKLVGTEKVELNFSDDENAKWVLRQIYYAEQDYKINHGNFTDDLNELKIKFEKEVKSYIMPPVINVTTTQFEVILKSKDEKSFFIIYQDGLVKKQNVSNEN, from the coding sequence ATGAAAATAAAATTTATAGTTCTTTTTTCTTTATTTGTAAATATATCAGCCCAAACAATAAAGGAAGTTCCAATAAGTAAAATTCCGTTTAACCCGGAAAGTTATACTTGTTACAAAACAAATCAGCCGATAATTATTGATGGAAAATTTAATGAAAAGGATTGGGAGAAAGCTGAATGGACAAAGGATTTTGTAGATATCGAAGGTGATTTAAAACCAAAACCATATTATAATACGCGTGTTAAAATGCTTTGGGATGATGAATATTTTTACTTTGCAGCATTGTTGGAAGAACCTCACATTTGGGCAAAACTAAAACAACGAGATACGGTAATTTTTTATGACAATGATTTTGAAATATTTATTGATCCAGATGGAGATACTCATAAGTATTACGAGTTCGAGATTAATGCGTTTAATACTCAGTGGGATTTATTAATTGCAAAACCTTATCGAGACGGAGAAAATGTTGCTCTTAATGGATGGGACATTGCGGGATTAAAAACGGCAGTTGGTATAAATGGAACCATTAACAATCCGAATGATGAAGATAAATACTGGACGGTTGAAGTAGCTTATCCATGGAAAGCTCTTGCAGAAATGACTGAAATGAAAAGTCCGCCACTTGAAGGTGATAAATGGAGAGTGAATTTTTCTAGAGTTGAATGGGATACGGAAATTATTGATGGAAACTATAAAAAGAAAATTAATCCACAAACGGGAAAATCATTTCCGGAAAATAATTGGGTTTGGTCACCTCAAGGAATTATAAATATGCATGCACCGGAAACTTGGGGATATATTCAATTTACAAATAAACTTGTTGGAACTGAAAAAGTTGAATTAAATTTTTCCGATGACGAAAATGCAAAATGGGTATTAAGACAAATTTATTATGCTGAACAAGATTATAAAATAAATCATGGTAATTTCACTGATGATCTAAATGAACTTAAAATAAAATTTGAAAAAGAAGTTAAATCATATATCATGCCGCCGGTTATAAATGTTACAACAACACAATTTGAAGTAATTTTAAAAAGTAAAGATGAGAAATCATTTTTTATAATTTATCAAGATGGATTAGTTAAAAAACAAAATGTTAGTAATGAGAATTAA
- a CDS encoding GH92 family glycosyl hydrolase, with product MKHLFFKIYFTFFFSTLIYAQTNYTKYVNTFIGTAEHGHTFPGASLPFGMMQLSPDTGTEGWDWCSGYHANDNSIMGFSHTHLSGTGVGDYGDILFMPFTGDAKFSAGSKENPNEGYRSRFNQSTEKSSPGYYSVFLEDYQVAVELTTSKRSGIHKYKFSENTGNLIIDLVHGIQDAAIETYIKILDNNKIEGYRTSSGWAKKHTIYFYAEFSQNISENIIQLDGKELNDKSAKGQYVKAALKFNFNSDNELLVRIGISHLSIEGAKKNLLTEIPDWNFEKVKNNADEIWNNWLSRIEVEGGTENQKITYYTSLYHAFLAPNIFSDVDKKYIGMDGKIKIAEDFDMYTIFSLWDTFRALHPLITILDEKLTNDLIKSLIAKYDESGLLPVWELASNETNTMIGYHSIPVIVDAFMKGIKNYDIEKAYNAMVKSSMQDERGLEYYKKMGFIPMDKAHDAVSSTLEYAYDDWCIAIMAKELSKETDYKYYMSRAKNYINMFDTKTKFMRGRYNSGEWSKNFDPIAPSYLGSGEFTEGNSWQYSWFVPQDINGLIKLIGGDELFKSKLDFLFTLQVDLEKYQMPSDVTGLIGQYAQGNEPSHHIAYLYNYCGYPWETQNILRKIMDDFFHAGRNGLCGNEDCGQMSAWYSLSAIGFYPVLPGSNQYVIGSPLFDKVTIHQENGKDFTIFAKNNSHQNKYIQSAKLNGSSYNKLFFTHNDLRNGSTLEFEMNSEPNKNFGKEKTSRPFSEISNEFSQVKYEKYFAPTIYPSKSLFANMVKIELKNYDANTEIRFTKDGSNPNENSEKYVEPFLMNDSFTLKVQVFGNELQPSEIIQKNFTKSIVRDELDPFYSSEGKIYPDIIENTFYNNSYSGGGKNALIDGNFASTDFRSPYWQGFEANDCDLIIDLGKQTEIKKISSNFLENQGSWIFSPKKVKVAFSNDGKNFSKETIIAEIEIKENYEVEIKSFGKTFEDINTRYIHFVAESVKQCPSFHKGAGANAHLFVDEITIE from the coding sequence ATGAAACATTTATTTTTTAAAATATATTTTACTTTTTTCTTTTCAACTTTAATTTATGCTCAAACTAATTATACAAAATATGTAAATACTTTTATTGGTACAGCAGAACACGGGCATACATTTCCGGGTGCAAGTTTACCATTTGGAATGATGCAGTTAAGTCCGGATACCGGAACTGAAGGCTGGGATTGGTGTTCCGGTTATCATGCAAATGATAATTCAATTATGGGATTTAGTCATACTCACTTAAGCGGTACCGGAGTTGGAGATTACGGAGATATTCTTTTTATGCCATTTACCGGCGATGCTAAGTTCAGTGCCGGAAGTAAAGAAAATCCGAATGAAGGATATCGATCAAGATTTAATCAATCAACAGAAAAATCTTCTCCCGGTTATTATTCGGTTTTTCTTGAAGATTACCAAGTTGCGGTAGAATTAACTACTTCAAAAAGATCGGGGATTCATAAATATAAATTTTCTGAAAATACCGGAAATTTAATTATTGATTTAGTTCATGGAATTCAAGATGCAGCAATAGAAACTTATATAAAAATTCTTGATAACAATAAAATTGAAGGATACCGAACCTCAAGCGGCTGGGCGAAAAAACATACAATTTATTTTTATGCGGAATTTTCGCAAAATATTTCTGAAAATATAATTCAATTAGATGGAAAAGAATTAAATGATAAATCAGCAAAAGGGCAATATGTAAAGGCTGCATTAAAGTTCAATTTTAATTCTGATAACGAATTGTTGGTAAGAATTGGAATTTCTCATTTAAGTATTGAGGGAGCAAAGAAAAATTTGTTAACTGAAATTCCGGATTGGAATTTTGAAAAAGTTAAGAATAACGCAGATGAAATTTGGAATAATTGGTTAAGTAGAATAGAAGTTGAAGGCGGAACGGAAAATCAGAAAATTACTTATTACACTTCATTGTACCATGCTTTTTTAGCACCAAATATTTTTAGCGATGTTGATAAAAAATATATTGGCATGGATGGTAAAATTAAAATTGCAGAAGATTTTGATATGTACACAATTTTTTCTTTGTGGGATACATTTAGAGCACTTCATCCTTTAATCACAATACTAGATGAAAAACTTACCAATGATTTAATCAAATCATTAATCGCAAAATATGATGAAAGCGGATTATTACCGGTTTGGGAATTGGCTTCTAACGAGACTAATACTATGATTGGTTATCATTCAATTCCCGTAATTGTTGATGCATTTATGAAAGGAATAAAAAATTACGATATTGAAAAAGCGTATAATGCAATGGTTAAAAGCTCTATGCAAGATGAAAGAGGTTTGGAGTACTATAAAAAAATGGGTTTCATTCCAATGGATAAAGCTCATGATGCAGTATCAAGTACTTTAGAATATGCTTATGATGATTGGTGTATTGCAATTATGGCAAAAGAATTAAGTAAAGAAACTGATTACAAATATTATATGTCGCGTGCAAAAAATTATATAAATATGTTTGATACAAAAACTAAATTTATGCGAGGCCGATACAACAGCGGTGAGTGGAGTAAAAATTTTGATCCAATCGCTCCATCATATTTGGGCTCCGGTGAGTTTACTGAAGGAAATTCATGGCAATATTCTTGGTTTGTACCTCAAGATATAAATGGCTTGATAAAATTAATTGGCGGGGATGAATTATTTAAATCAAAACTTGATTTCCTTTTTACTCTTCAAGTAGATTTAGAAAAATATCAAATGCCTTCAGATGTTACCGGACTAATCGGTCAATATGCGCAAGGGAATGAGCCGAGTCATCATATTGCTTACTTGTATAATTATTGCGGTTATCCTTGGGAGACACAAAATATTTTAAGAAAAATTATGGATGATTTTTTTCATGCTGGAAGAAATGGATTATGCGGAAATGAAGATTGTGGTCAAATGTCGGCTTGGTATTCTTTAAGCGCAATTGGATTTTATCCGGTGTTGCCGGGAAGCAATCAATATGTAATTGGTAGTCCGCTATTTGATAAAGTTACAATTCATCAAGAAAACGGTAAAGATTTTACAATATTTGCAAAGAATAATTCCCATCAAAATAAATATATTCAATCTGCTAAATTAAACGGAAGTAGTTATAATAAATTATTTTTCACTCATAACGATTTAAGAAATGGTTCAACTTTAGAATTTGAAATGAATTCCGAGCCAAACAAAAATTTTGGAAAAGAAAAAACTTCAAGACCTTTTTCGGAAATCAGTAATGAATTTTCACAAGTTAAATATGAAAAATATTTTGCTCCAACTATTTATCCTTCAAAATCTTTATTTGCTAATATGGTTAAAATTGAGCTAAAAAATTATGATGCCAATACGGAAATTCGTTTTACAAAAGATGGTTCAAATCCAAATGAAAATTCTGAAAAGTACGTCGAACCTTTTTTAATGAATGATTCATTTACACTCAAAGTTCAAGTTTTCGGAAATGAGTTACAGCCTTCTGAAATAATTCAGAAAAATTTTACTAAATCAATTGTTAGAGATGAATTAGATCCTTTTTATTCTTCAGAAGGGAAAATCTATCCCGATATAATTGAAAATACATTCTACAACAATAGTTATTCTGGCGGCGGAAAAAATGCATTAATCGATGGAAATTTTGCATCAACAGATTTTAGAAGTCCATACTGGCAAGGGTTTGAAGCAAATGATTGTGATTTGATAATCGATCTTGGTAAACAAACTGAGATAAAAAAAATATCGTCTAACTTTTTAGAAAATCAAGGTTCATGGATATTCTCGCCTAAAAAAGTCAAAGTTGCATTTTCCAACGATGGAAAAAATTTCAGTAAAGAAACAATAATTGCTGAAATTGAAATTAAAGAAAATTATGAAGTTGAAATAAAATCCTTTGGTAAAACTTTTGAGGATATAAATACTCGATATATTCACTTTGTTGCGGAAAGTGTTAAGCAATGTCCTTCATTCCACAAAGGAGCCGGAGCTAATGCTCATTTATTTGTTGATGAAATAACAATCGAATAA
- a CDS encoding TonB-dependent receptor has protein sequence MNKNYNLFKTLAFLLLPIFISAQTTGKISGKITDMDTGEPLIGVNILIEGTQIGAATGADGTFYIINVHPGNYSIIARMVGYGTVRFTDVIVSVNRTVELPIQMQIAVIEGEEVVVTAKAIEVKKDQTSSVRNISSDKIEILPVENLEQVVAMQPGVVVGHFRGGRATEVTYLVDGIQVDESFSGEGKMVTVEAEAVQDLEVITGTFNAEYGRAMSGIVNAVTKDGGDKFLGSFSTSYSNFFTSNDDIFIGLNSGNLSLNLSQDYKINFQGPIIKEMLSFFVNYRHQFINGHLNGINRFNPIDYSDFVSDNPTEWHTENTGDGEYVSMINSKNISLLGKLSFNPFTNLRLNYLFTLNDTEGQSYNHYAKYNPAYLPTDYDESYMHAFTINHMLTNSLFYELKISHVHNQITSYKYENPLDSRYIHPRYSGTGTSGFLTGGVSDPNRGISKYQDLNIKYDLTWQVSNHHSIKTGLIYINHLVDQNVINVRNKWAGLPQENIMYFDENGKAIWPFYELELVPNTENTMGVYTAKPWEISGYIQDKIEYDDLVINLGLRYDHFNSKQRYPTDRRNPSNQLNLPDSMMTSYELADPQAQLSPRFGLAYTLSKFAVLRFSYGHFFQMPPMYSLFENNIFRVPVNDFGTTMGNSQLSPQKTITYEIGLWQELMDGMGLELALFYKDIYDLLSTKIISTYNQIEYGLYTNKDYGNARGLEIKWDLVSGSIFTNVNYTFQFTKGNADDPIQTFTRAGNSMDPIKRLLPMSWDQRHTFNATVGYHTQDYGITVTAYYNSGTPYTFSPLTESPLSLVNLYQNNDYKPIGYTADLAGYYNFKLFDNYNVKLTLNIYNLIDRLNAVYVYGSTGQAYTTIVRDAQIANHHSNYNDYYDIVENPAMYSAPRQIKLGVGMEF, from the coding sequence ATGAATAAAAATTACAACTTATTTAAAACATTAGCTTTCTTATTATTACCGATTTTTATAAGCGCTCAAACAACTGGGAAAATTTCAGGTAAAATAACTGATATGGATACAGGTGAACCACTTATTGGTGTTAACATTTTAATTGAAGGCACTCAAATTGGTGCAGCAACAGGCGCAGACGGAACTTTTTATATCATAAATGTTCATCCTGGAAATTACTCAATAATTGCAAGAATGGTTGGGTACGGGACAGTAAGATTTACAGATGTAATTGTATCAGTAAATAGAACTGTTGAATTACCAATTCAAATGCAAATTGCTGTAATTGAAGGGGAAGAAGTAGTTGTTACAGCAAAAGCTATTGAAGTAAAAAAGGATCAAACAAGTTCTGTTAGAAATATTTCTTCTGATAAAATTGAAATATTACCGGTTGAAAATCTTGAACAAGTTGTTGCTATGCAGCCTGGGGTTGTAGTTGGACACTTTAGAGGAGGACGTGCAACAGAAGTAACTTATTTGGTTGATGGAATTCAGGTTGATGAATCATTTTCTGGTGAAGGTAAAATGGTAACAGTTGAAGCTGAAGCAGTTCAAGATTTAGAAGTTATTACCGGAACATTTAATGCCGAGTATGGCCGCGCAATGAGTGGAATTGTTAATGCAGTAACAAAAGATGGCGGGGATAAATTTTTGGGATCTTTTTCAACAAGCTATTCTAACTTTTTTACATCAAATGATGATATTTTTATTGGGTTAAATAGTGGTAATTTAAGTTTAAATTTATCTCAAGATTATAAAATAAATTTTCAAGGACCAATAATAAAAGAAATGTTGTCTTTTTTTGTTAATTATAGACACCAATTCATAAATGGACATTTAAATGGAATAAATAGATTTAATCCAATTGACTACAGTGATTTTGTCAGTGATAACCCAACTGAATGGCATACGGAAAATACTGGGGACGGTGAATATGTATCAATGATTAATAGTAAAAATATATCGCTATTGGGTAAATTATCTTTCAATCCATTTACCAATTTAAGGCTAAATTATTTATTTACATTAAATGACACTGAAGGACAAAGTTATAATCATTACGCAAAATATAATCCAGCTTATTTACCAACTGATTATGATGAATCTTATATGCATGCATTTACAATAAATCACATGCTAACTAATTCACTTTTTTATGAATTAAAAATTTCTCATGTACATAATCAAATTACAAGTTATAAATATGAAAATCCGCTTGATTCAAGATATATACATCCAAGATATAGTGGAACAGGTACTTCGGGATTTTTAACCGGAGGTGTAAGTGATCCAAATAGAGGCATTTCAAAATATCAAGATTTAAATATAAAATATGATTTAACATGGCAGGTTTCTAATCATCATAGTATAAAAACTGGACTCATTTATATCAATCACCTCGTTGATCAAAATGTAATAAATGTTAGAAATAAATGGGCTGGTTTACCTCAAGAAAATATAATGTATTTTGATGAAAACGGTAAAGCCATATGGCCATTTTATGAATTGGAATTAGTGCCAAATACGGAGAATACGATGGGAGTTTACACAGCGAAACCTTGGGAAATCTCCGGTTATATTCAAGATAAAATTGAATATGATGATTTGGTTATTAATTTAGGTTTACGTTATGATCATTTTAATTCAAAACAAAGATATCCTACTGATAGAAGAAATCCTTCAAATCAACTGAATTTACCTGACAGCATGATGACATCTTATGAATTAGCTGATCCGCAAGCACAACTAAGTCCAAGATTTGGATTAGCATATACACTAAGCAAATTTGCAGTGCTTAGATTCAGTTATGGCCATTTTTTCCAAATGCCGCCAATGTATTCACTATTTGAGAATAACATTTTCAGAGTTCCAGTAAACGATTTTGGAACAACAATGGGGAATTCACAATTGAGTCCGCAAAAAACAATTACTTATGAAATTGGTTTGTGGCAAGAATTAATGGATGGAATGGGATTAGAATTGGCGCTTTTCTATAAGGATATTTATGATTTATTAAGTACAAAAATTATTTCAACTTATAATCAAATTGAGTATGGCTTATATACAAATAAAGATTATGGCAATGCTCGTGGTTTGGAAATTAAATGGGATTTAGTAAGCGGTTCGATTTTTACAAATGTTAACTATACTTTTCAATTTACAAAAGGTAATGCCGATGATCCAATTCAAACATTTACTCGAGCTGGTAATAGTATGGATCCAATAAAAAGATTATTACCAATGTCTTGGGATCAAAGACATACCTTTAATGCAACAGTGGGCTATCATACACAAGATTATGGAATAACCGTAACTGCATACTACAATTCTGGAACTCCGTATACTTTTTCACCATTAACAGAAAGTCCTTTATCTTTAGTTAATTTATATCAAAACAATGATTATAAGCCTATAGGATATACAGCTGATTTAGCTGGTTATTACAATTTCAAATTATTTGATAACTATAATGTTAAATTAACATTAAATATTTATAATTTAATTGATCGCTTAAATGCAGTTTATGTTTACGGTTCAACTGGACAGGCATACACCACAATAGTTAGAGATGCACAAATTGCTAATCACCACAGTAATTATAATGATTATTATGATATTGTTGAAAACCCAGCTATGTATTCGGCTCCTAGACAAATAAAATTAGGTGTTGGAATGGAATTTTAA